In the Danaus plexippus chromosome 4, MEX_DaPlex, whole genome shotgun sequence genome, one interval contains:
- the LOC116768311 gene encoding aldehyde dehydrogenase X, mitochondrial, whose protein sequence is MANVEIKYTKLFINNEFVDAVSKKTFPTINPQDESVICQVAEADKADIDLAVSAAVKAFHRYSEWRKLDASERGRLLLKLADLIERDANYLGKLETLDNGKPVAQAIGEAIWSTNIIRYYAGKADKILGNTIPADGEVLSMTLKEPVGVCGQILPWNYPIPMFVWKIAPALAAGCTVVVKPAEQTPLTALALAALVKEAGFPPGVVNVLPGYGPTAGAALTSHPQVDKMAFTGSTEVGRIIMKGASEVNLKRVTLELGGKSPLVVFNDADVDKAAEIAHRAAFANAGQCCVAGTRTYVQSGIYDKFVAKAAEIAKKRSVGNPYTDVQQGPQIDDEMFTKVMGYINAGKKEGAKCVAGGDRHGKVGFFVQPTVFADVTDNMKIAREEIFGPVQSILKFETFEEVIDRANDSNYGLGAGVITNDITLAMAFVRHVRAGSVWVNTYEHVAPQTPFGGFRESGIGRELGEDGIMQYLENKTVTISLPKAPIA, encoded by the exons ATGGCCAACGTAGAAATCAAATATACaaag TTGTTTATCAACAATGAGTTCGTGGATGCCGTGAGCAAAAAAACATTCCCTACCATCAATCCTCAAGATGAATCCGTTATATGCCAAGTTGCTGAGGCCGAtaag GCTGATATTGACTTGGCAGTGTCTGCAGCTGTCAAGGCATTCCATCGTTACTCCGAATGGAGGAAGCTTGACGCGTCAGAAAGGGGCAGATTACTTCTCAAATTAGCTGACCTAATTGAGAGAGACGCCAACTATCTGGGTAAATTGGAAACATTGGACAATGGAAAACCAGTCGCCCAAGCCATTGGAGAGGCCATATGGTctactaatataataagatattatgCCGGAAAAGCTGATAAGATATTGGGAAACACTATTCCGGCAG ACGGCGAAGTTCTCTCTATGACACTCAAGGAACCAGTTGGAGTTTGCGGTCAAATTCTACCATGGAACTACCCGATTCCGATGTTCGTGTGGAAAATAGCTCCAGCTCTTGCAGCAG GTTGCACAGTGGTTGTAAAACCAGCAGAACAAACTCCACTCACTGCTTTAGCTTTAGCTGCGTTGGTTAAAGAGGCTGGTTTTCCCCCCGGCGTGGTTAATGTTCTCCCCGGCTATGGACCTACAGCTGGCGCAGCCCTTACAAGCCATCCCCAGGTTGACAAAATGGCCTTCACTGGATCCACTGAA GTTGGCCGCATCATCATGAAAGGCGCTAGCGAGGTCAATCTGAAACGTGTCACCCTTGAATTGGGAGGAAAAAGCCCTTTGGTCGTCTTCAATGATGCTGATg TTGATAAGGCTGCGGAAATCGCTCATCGTGCTGCTTTCGCTAACGCTGGTCAATGTTGTGTTGCTGGTACAAGAACATACGTCCAATCTGGTATCTACGATAAGTTTGTTGCGAAAGCTGCTGAGATAGCTAAGAAGAGATCCGTTGGTAACCCCTACACAGATGTCCAACAGGGACCAcag ATCGACGATGAAATGTTCACAAAAGTGATGGGTTACATCAACGCTGGTAAGAAGGAAGGCGCGAAGTGTGTTGCCGGAGGTGATCGACACGGTAAAGTCGGCTTCTTCGTTCAACCGACTGTGTTTGCTGACGTTACTGACAATATGAAAATAGCCAGAGAAGAA ATCTTTGGTCCAGTTCAAAGCATCTTAAAATTCGAGACATTCGAGGAAGTCATTGATCGTGCGAACGATTCCAACTACGGTCTCGGAGCTGGAGTCATCACCAACGACATCACATTAGCTATGGCTTTTGTGAGACACGTCCGTGCTGGCAGTGTTTG GGTTAACACTTACGAGCACGTTGCCCCACAAACACCATTCGGCGGTTTTAGGGAATCGGGTATTGGTCGTGAATT GGGTGAGGATGGAATCATGCAGTACTTGGAGAACAAGACCGTTACAATTAGTCTACCAAAAGCACCCATTGCATAA
- the LOC116768473 gene encoding uncharacterized protein LOC116768473: protein MSLDINKDFVPNRGKIEAMMNDKPFIRLQMKKPCDHLFMRPLFQAILNVGPNCLVKKGKYNLNIDIQEVATKYYGGMFIYGNLSFKSVFYNDECNLSCTVIEVNFSPKNNKTSN from the exons ATGAGCCTTGACATAAACAAGGATTTTGTACCAAACagg ggaAAAATTGAAGCGATGATGAATGATAAACCTTTTATAAGATTGCAGATGAAAAAACCATGCGACCATCTCTTTATGAGACCGTTGTTTCAAGCTATTCTTAACGTTGGTCCAAACTGTCTAGTTAAAAAA ggtaaatataatcttaatatcGATATTCAAGAGGTGGCAACCAAATACTACGGCGGCATGTTTATCTACGGGAATCTATCATTTAAATCTGTGTTTTATAACGACGAGTGCAATTTATCGTGTACGGTTATAGAAGTAAACTTTTCTCCTAAAAACAATAAGActagcaattaa